Proteins from a single region of Akkermansiaceae bacterium:
- a CDS encoding M3 family metallopeptidase: MMNPFLAPDFHVRWSTLVPEAVEPDIRLGLEIAKANIAKVCEVRADEATYENTFLALEEASTALNHGWGRLNHLDSVSDSPAQREALNKMLPEVTDFYSSIALNDKLWAVLKEYGENDAVKRLDPVKQRHVEETLADFRQSGADLPEAEKKRIAEIEAELSKLTKEYSEHVLDSTNAWELVIDDEAKLDGLPDSAKAGALANAKAKGVATDDKPAWRFTLQFPSMFPVMQHLHDDSIRRQVWEASSKVGGYGEYDNTSLVWKILQLRQEKAAILGQKHFADLTLLRRMARTGESALGFIENLHERVKPAFLAEYRQLAAFKAGKTGEPEGPLEPWQVAYWAERQRKENYDLDDEALRPYFPVDGVMTGMFEIATKLFGITIKKLESVYYEPGTAPEEKGDAVEVWHPEVAFYEIHDAETGAHLGSFYADWHPRESKRGGAWMNSLHTGGEGEPHLGLIIGNMSPPVDGNPALLTHNEVETIFHEFGHLLHGLLSDVPVKSLAGTNVAWDFVELPSQIMENFCWDRESLDLFARHHETGAPIPKELFDKMIAAKNYMSGSGFMRQLGFAKADLELHIHLDRYAGKDLDEVDREILADYRAPLKTDAPSMMRRFGHLFSSPTGYAAGYYSYKWAEVLDADAFTRFQKEGILNRETGRAFREHVLSKGNSLAPDELYRRFMGRDPELEPLLVRAGLAEPVLA, translated from the coding sequence ATCATGAATCCATTCCTCGCGCCCGATTTCCACGTCCGCTGGTCCACGCTCGTCCCGGAGGCGGTGGAGCCTGACATCCGCCTGGGGCTGGAGATCGCGAAGGCCAACATCGCGAAGGTCTGCGAGGTGCGGGCCGACGAAGCCACCTATGAGAACACCTTCCTCGCGCTGGAGGAAGCCAGCACCGCGCTCAACCATGGCTGGGGCAGGCTGAACCATCTGGACTCCGTGTCCGACTCTCCGGCCCAGCGGGAGGCGCTGAACAAGATGCTGCCGGAGGTGACGGATTTCTATTCCTCCATCGCGCTCAACGACAAGCTGTGGGCGGTGCTGAAAGAGTATGGGGAAAACGACGCCGTGAAGCGGCTCGACCCGGTGAAACAGCGCCATGTGGAGGAAACACTGGCGGATTTCCGGCAATCCGGCGCGGACCTTCCGGAAGCGGAGAAGAAGCGCATCGCGGAGATCGAGGCGGAGCTTTCCAAGCTGACCAAGGAATACTCCGAGCACGTGCTCGACTCCACCAACGCATGGGAGCTGGTGATCGATGACGAGGCGAAGCTGGACGGCCTGCCGGACTCCGCGAAGGCGGGCGCGCTGGCGAACGCCAAGGCGAAGGGCGTGGCGACCGATGACAAGCCCGCGTGGCGCTTCACGCTCCAGTTCCCCTCCATGTTCCCCGTCATGCAGCACCTGCATGACGACTCCATCCGCAGGCAGGTATGGGAGGCCTCCTCGAAGGTGGGTGGCTACGGCGAGTACGACAACACCTCGCTGGTCTGGAAGATCCTGCAACTGCGGCAGGAAAAGGCGGCCATCCTCGGCCAGAAACATTTCGCGGACCTCACGTTGCTGCGCCGCATGGCCCGCACCGGCGAGTCCGCCCTCGGCTTCATCGAGAACCTCCACGAACGGGTGAAGCCCGCGTTCCTCGCGGAATACCGCCAGCTCGCCGCGTTCAAGGCCGGGAAGACCGGTGAGCCGGAAGGCCCGCTGGAACCATGGCAGGTGGCGTACTGGGCGGAGCGCCAGCGGAAGGAGAACTACGACCTGGATGACGAGGCGCTGCGTCCCTATTTCCCCGTGGACGGCGTGATGACGGGCATGTTCGAGATCGCCACCAAGCTGTTCGGCATCACCATCAAAAAGCTGGAGTCCGTGTACTATGAACCTGGTACCGCGCCGGAGGAGAAGGGTGATGCTGTGGAGGTCTGGCACCCGGAGGTGGCCTTCTATGAGATCCATGACGCGGAAACGGGCGCGCACCTCGGCTCGTTCTACGCGGACTGGCACCCGCGCGAGTCGAAGCGTGGCGGAGCATGGATGAACTCCCTGCACACCGGCGGCGAAGGCGAGCCGCACCTCGGCCTCATCATCGGCAACATGAGCCCGCCCGTGGACGGGAATCCGGCCCTGCTGACCCACAATGAGGTGGAGACCATTTTCCATGAATTCGGCCATCTGTTGCACGGCCTGCTGAGTGACGTGCCGGTGAAATCGCTCGCCGGAACGAACGTCGCATGGGATTTCGTCGAGCTGCCGTCGCAGATCATGGAGAACTTCTGCTGGGACCGGGAGTCGCTGGACCTCTTCGCCCGCCACCACGAAACCGGCGCGCCGATCCCGAAGGAACTCTTCGACAAGATGATCGCGGCGAAGAACTACATGAGCGGCTCCGGCTTCATGCGCCAGCTCGGCTTCGCCAAGGCGGACCTGGAACTGCACATCCACCTCGACCGCTATGCGGGCAAGGATCTGGACGAAGTGGACCGGGAGATCCTCGCGGACTACCGCGCCCCGCTGAAGACGGACGCGCCGTCGATGATGCGGCGTTTCGGCCACCTCTTCAGCAGCCCCACCGGCTATGCCGCGGGCTACTATTCCTACAAGTGGGCGGAGGTGCTGGATGCGGACGCCTTCACCCGCTTCCAGAAGGAAGGCATCCTCAACCGGGAAACCGGCCGCGCCTTCCGCGAGCACGTCCTGAGCAAGGGGAACTCCCTCGCCCCGGATGAACTCTACCGCCGCTTCATGGGCCGGGATCCGGAACTGGAGCCGCTGCTCGTCCGCGC